A portion of the Plasmodium relictum strain SGS1 genome assembly, chromosome: 11 genome contains these proteins:
- the PALM gene encoding liver merozoite formation protein, putative, which yields MELSFYIFFLIFYFFLCMCNGKKVLFINILNGINVSYNKKHINKSIPNHEYFSNQAIFLNKNAAQQNKTIETSPIKTDEENENKLKQYIYTLSHLTIFDTDREKDISLNISLLIKACLASHNYIKNVEIYTSEVQNKEVCSFIYENSKDFENFFNIHISKYMEFFDNPKIDETLKSYINDKNLYENELVIYNKINKNTKLRKDVLQDILFECIRTNRIIQYSLAVNKFNLFSYHILSKVFMYFKTDDFYYHVFLDNIKKIKYYYTTKNIKDEDKKKIYSVIDNYIYILNYMNEMYENRNTL from the coding sequence ATGGAATTGAgcttttacatttttttcttaatattttatttttttctatgtaTGTGCAATGGCAAAAAAGTATTgttcattaatattttaaatggaATTAATGTtagttataataaaaaacatataaataagaGCATTCCTAATCATGAGTATTTTTCAAATCAAGCaatatttttgaataaaaatgCAGCACAGCAAAATAAAACAATAGAAACTTCCCCCATAAAAActgatgaagaaaatgaaaataaattaaaacagtatatatatacgtTGTCGCATTTAACTATTTTTGATACAGATCGAGAAAAAGATATctctttaaatatttctttattgaTAAAAGCTTGTTTAGCCTCTCATAATTACATTAAGAATGTTGAAATATATACTTCTGAAGTTCAAAATAAAGAAGTATGCTCATTTATATACGAAAATTCAAAagattttgaaaatttttttaatatacataTCTCAAAATATATGGAATTTTTTGATAATCCTAAGATAGATGAAACATTAAAATCAtatattaatgataaaaatttatatgaaaatgaattagttatttataataaaataaataaaaatactaagTTAAGAAAAGATGTTTTACAAGATATCTTATTTGAATGTATTAGAACAAATAGAATTATTCAATATTCTCTTGcagtaaataaatttaacttGTTTTCTTATCATATATTATCAAAagtttttatgtattttaaaactgatgatttttattatcatgtatttttagataatataaaaaaaataaaatattattatacaacaaaaaatataaaagatgaagataaaaaaaaaatatatagtgtTATAGacaattatatatacattctAAATTATATGAATGAAATGTATGAAAATAGAAATACTTTATAA
- a CDS encoding MYND finger protein, putative, whose protein sequence is MAENILKSVHSDFKYVLISCDINNEVKELSFKGSEEKFQNTLASYFRRIIFDEKGKNELKETIKEKLENNKDNKEKKEKEDLNKISPDIINNAIETSQTYQIIPLTLPTEENNYFAVNCYIDDVGRIKQLPYNSRASRICNTDIYGDAFLSKTYDNEDFKRCDFTIKEYEEFLKNPPKSANRWDQAQAMQDLLSQMKSKKDGDNVSMPNTKTNACEHCYKEKNLKRCGKCKKVYYCSVECQKNDFVFHKRICS, encoded by the exons ATGgcagaaaatattttaaaatctGTTCACAGTGATTTTAAGTATGTTCTCATAAGCtgtgatataaataatgaagtaAAAGAACTAAGTTTTAAAGGAAGTGaagaaaaatttcaaaatacTTTAGCTTCTTACTTTAGAAGAATAATTTTTGATGAAAAGGggaaaaatgaattaaaagaaacgataaaagaaaaattagaaaacaataaagataataaagaaaaaaaagagaaagaggatttaaataaaatatcaccagatataataaataatgcaATTGAAACGTCTCAGACATATCAAATAATACCATTAACATTGCCaacagaagaaaataattattttgctGTTAATTGTTATATTGATGATGTAGGAAGAATAAAACAATTACCTTATAATAGTAGAGCATCAAGAATATGTAACACTGATATATACGGAGATgcttttttatcaaaaacaTATGATAATGAAGATTTCAAAAGATGCGATTTTACTATAAAAGAATAtgaagaatttttaaaaaatccaCCAAAAAGTGCAAACAG atggGATCAAGCACAAGCTATGCAAGATTTGTTAAGTCAAATGAAATCAAAAAAAGATGGAGATAATGTTAGTATGCCAAATACAAAAACTAATGCATGTGAGCATTGCTATAAG gaaAAGAACTTAAAAAGATGTGGGAAATGTAAAAAGGTGTATTACTGTTCAGTAGAATGtcaaaaaaatgatttcGTCTTTCACAAAAGAATATgttcataa